TCTGTGATTCAGGGGCCAGCattaatcttatgcccctggctATCTATAAGAGGTTGGGCATTGGGAGAGATAGACCCACCTCCATGTTGTTGCAGCTGGCCGACAGGACTGTGAAGCGTCCATTCGGTATCCTTGATGATGTGCTTATTCAGGTGGGgaatttgtgttccctgcagattttgtgatcttggattgcaaAGTGGATGAAGAGATTCCTATAATCTTAGGAAGACCAATCTTGGCCACGGGGAGAGCTCTGATTGACTGTGAGACTGGGGAGCTCAAAATGAGACTCAATGATGAGgaaataacattcaatgtgcagaagtcTGTGAGGCGACCAAGTGAGTTCGTcaattgctctcttattgatgccgTGGATGTAATTGTAGAGTCTGATGATGAGATGTTGACAATTGAGGACCCCCTTGCTGCATGTTTGATGAACTTAGATGAAGTGAATGGGGAGGATTTGGCGGAATGGGTGTTGGCATTGGAAGGTAGAGGGTTCTGGGAGAGAAATCTAGAGTTTGAGCCCTTGCACTTAGAAAagagagaaactcctccagctaagccatccattaaagaaccaccaaagctggagttaaagccattgccagcccacctcaggtatgaatttctgggacctgactccacattacctgttattatctcatctagtttgttagatgtgcaggttcAAAACCTTTTACAGGTACTAAAGGAGTGCAAAACTGCCATggggtggaccatggcagacatcagggggatcagccccgcctactgcatgcacaagattctgctggaagaggggcacaaaccttccagggaacatcagaggaggctgaaccccaacatgaaggaagtggtgaagaaggaggtgataaagtggttggatgcgggaattattttcccaatctctgacagcagctgggtgagcccagtgcaatgtgttcctaaaaagggtggcatgacggttgtgacaaatgacaacaatgaattgatctcaacaagaaccgtcacaggctggagaatttgtatggactatcgaaagttgaatctagccacccggaaagaccacttcccacttcccttcattgatcagatgttggacagattggcagggaggtcacacttctgttttctggatgggtactcagggtacaatcaaatctccattaCACCGGAGGACAAAGAGAAGACCTCCTTCACATGCCCGTATGACATTTATGCCTTTAGACGGATGCCCTTTGGCTTATGCAACGCACCTGCCACATTCCAatggtgcatgatggccatattcactaaCATGGGTGAGGACATAatagaggttttcatggatgacttctcagtggtggggaattcatttgatgagtgcctgaTAAATCAGACGCGTGTGCTGAAACGGTGCATCGAGACTAGCTTGGttctgaactgggagaagtgccatttcatggtacaagaaggcatagtcttggggAACCGGGTGTCAAGCAAGGGAGTAGAGGTGGATCGCGTGAAAGTTGATGTAATATCAAAGCTACCTCCACCAACTTCAGTCAAAGCCATCAAAAGCTTCCTTGGACATGTtggtttttaccggaggttcataaaagatttctccaaaatcgccaaccctctctgtaagttgttagaaaaagatcacacgtttttgttttctgatgattgcagggtagcatttgaggagttgaaaaagagactggtcacaacacccatcattgttgcccccaactgggagcaaccgttcgaactaatgtgtgatgccagtgactaTGCAGTGGGAGCAGTGCTGGGCCAGCGGGTAGACAAACTGATGCAcccaatctactatgctagtataacgctgagtggagcccagttgaactacactgtgactgaaaaggagatgtTGGCTGTAGTGTTTGCGTTTGACAAGTTCCGATCCTACCTGATAGGGTCcaaggtaattgtatatactgaccatgcagctctcaggtacttaatagaaaagaaagaatctAAGCCACACCGGATTCGTTGGGTGTTGCTATTGCAAGAGTTCGATCTTGAGattcgtgaccgtaagggcactgagaatcaagtcgctgatcatatatcacgacttgagggagctgaaaatgTAGTTGAGGTTGAGGAAATACTGGAAACTTTTCCATACAAGCAGCTGCTCGCCACCACTCATCAagaagcgccatggtatgcagactttgctAATTACCTGGCCAGTGGTATAGTTCCTCACGACCTTTCATCGGTTCAAAGGAAAAGATTTTTTCGTGAAAGCCGCCAGTATTACTGGGATGAACCTTATCTGTTTACAATATGCCTTGATAATATGATACGGAGATGCGTCCCCGAGATAGAGAAATTTTatgttttgcaggcttgtcacgcatcggcatatggtggacactttggaggggTTAGGATAGCAACAAAGGTGCTAGAGGCTGGATTCTTCTAGCCGACAGTGTTTAAAGATGCACACCTTTGGGTGAAGGGAAGCAAAGAATTTCAGCGGACCGGGAACATTTCCCGACGCcacgagatgcccatgaacccaattcaagaggtggaagtgtttgacgtctggggaattgacttcatgggtcccttcgtcagctcctatggcaataagtacatTATTGTTGCTGTagactatgtgtccaaatgggtggaagctgcgGCGTTACCCACCAATGATGCAAAAGTGGTGGTGGgatttctaaagaagaacatattcacccgctTTGGGACACCACGAGTAATTATCAGTGATGGAGGCACTCATTTCTGCAACAGGGCCTTTGAAAAGTTTCTTGCTAAGTACGAtgtgcgccacaaggtggctactcCTTACCACCCGCAAACTAGTGGACAGGTTGAAGTGTCCAATAGAGAAATCAAGAGTGTGTTAACCAAAACtgtgaacgccacaagaactAATTAGGCgaggaagctagatgatgcactctgggcttaCAGAACTgccttcaaaactccaattggtatgtcaccatacaagttggtgtttgggaaggcctgccacctgccagtggaacttgaacataaagcGTGGTGGGCATTGAAACAGCTGAACTTAGACATGGAAGTTGCGGGCACGTCAAGAGTCActgaattgcatgagctcgagGAGTTCAGatatcttgcttttgagagcacaaaatTGTACAAGaagagaatgaagaggttgcacgacCAGAACATTGATGAGAGAAATTTCAAACCCGGGGACatggtattgctatacaactcaAGACTACGTCTGTTCGCAGGTAAACttaagtcacgatggtctggaccatttcgaGTAGTTGAAGTTTTCCCTTCAGGAGCTGTTGAGATTGCCACAGAGAATGACTCTCATACATTCAGAGTCAATGGTCAAAGATTGAAGCCATATGTGGGCATGAGCGATAAAAAGGAAGTGTCTGAGCTGCACCTAACTGAACCACAGAGGTtgagcgagccttaaatgcgctcaTCCTGCGttgtgccgcgatgttaaatcagaaATCAGACGAAACTGTTGTAAGTGTAACACATtatatgaaaaaaaatcaaaaaaatcagaCAACTGCCCAGACtgcggttccaccgcgaccgtGGTCAAATTGCGGTCAGAGAACCCCTCTGAACTTCGTTCACCGCGTTTCCACCGCGACCGCAGTAGAACCGCGGTGGGAACCCCTCTCTGAACTTCGTCTACCGCGGTTCAACcacgaccgcggcagaaccgcggcagacCCCGTCGGGCCCAAGTATGCAAAAATTTTTTAATTCACCCCCCTTTCTAATTCACCTAACCCTGCACCCACCCCAACACAATTATTCCCCCTCCCTATTCAAAAatagaaccccccccccccccccaaaaaaaaaaacccaaatcctctcttctctttctctctcaaatcCCTCCCTCACTCTCAAAAACCGCTATTgtcatcttctccacacctcctCTCACCACTACCCACCCTTTCCAACCTTCATCAAGTAAGTGTTCTCTTCTTTTTTATACTATTTCTTCTTCTAATTAGTGTAATTTAGTCTAAACTAGTTTAGTTAAACCCTAGGTAGGAATAGTgtagattttctttcaatttttgctTCTTCTCTGTTTTTTATTGTTGTATTTGCTTCTTGTGGATTTGTTTGGTGCTAAAATGGTTGGTCTTTCTTATACTTCGATTGTGGGGGTTGTTTAGATGATTTGGAGACCTAGAAATAATTTTTGCGGTGTAGTTTGGTGGAGAGccctttttggccgaaaatttgGGGCTTGTGGTGCTATTTTGAGGCATTCTGTGCCTATCCTAGGTTGTGGTGGTGTTGTATTTGGTGAATGGTGGTGTTATATTTCACGTGAATCACTTGAGGgagtaagtgtggggtgttgtatGCCAGCATTTGTAAGAAAGTTGTGGGGCCATTGTGGAGGTTGTAACCTGGAACACCTCACTAGTTTGGCATAGTGTATGCATGGAATAAATGGGGGATATTATTTGGTGCCATCaggtggtgaagtctgagtaaccttCCGGCTGGCACATGTAGGATATATTTGATGGTTGTATTCTTTGCAGGTCATATGGCTCGTAAGAAGCAAAAGAGATCGGCAGGCACATCCCAACAACCTACATATGATGCCTCAAGGTTCTAATCAGAATTGGCAGAGGGCAACTTTCATGCCAAGGCCTCAGAAAGCTTCATCCCTGAGATTCCGATTGACAGAGCAGCCCTCCGTGCAGAAAAGTAGGAGATGTATGAGGAAATCCGATGGAGAGAAATGGAGTTCTTATTTGATGAACCTGAAACGGTGAACATGATGCTTGTAAGAGAGTTCTATGCGAACTGCCCATCACAAACGTTGCGGGAGGTGACTGTGCGGGGAAAATGGGTAGATGCCTCAGTTGAAACTATTCAACAGGTATTGCGGCTGGCCCGGTTTACTGGTGACGTCGAGTATTACCAGGACGCACCAGGCGTCACTTGGGATATTATGACTGATGCACTCTGCGCAGGGGGGAAAACCAATCTGGATACGTGACCATATCATCCTGAACTCCAATTCATTCACCCatttggctaagtgttggctCACTGTCATTTGCATCCGGTTCTTGCCCTCAGGCAACATGACTGACGTGAACTTCCAAAGAGCCCTCTTGACGTGGTGACTACATTGTGCCTGCTGAAGAATGTCCCCACCAATCCTATTGATAGAGAGTTGCCCCCTAAAGCAGCTTTCAAAGCTTCAGGCATCAGATTGGGCAGGGGTACACGCACCACCATTCAGaacgatgatgaggatgatgaccCGGTTCCCATGGCACCATCCAGGAGATCCTATGACGGTGCCAGACCCTCTGGGTGCCCCCATGCTGGGGCAGGCTTATCCAGATCACAGTCCACCCAGCCTATGTTGCGTACTATGGAGGAAGAGGTCACGGATCTTCGCACCTTGGTGGAGGGCCTACACACGCGTATGGATGCGTGTCTCAGCGGCATGCAGGTCTGAGAGCCGGTTTATGTCCGGGTTCCATTCTTTGGGGAGAGCTTGCCATGTGGACCCCAACACCGTCTCCGACTCTGATTGAGGCTCAGGGAAGTCTTCTTACCCTTCTACTCATTATTTTTtatatgacatggggacatgccataatTTTTAAGTGTGGGTGGGAGACTTGCTCGGGTAATGTATTGTAGTGTATATAGACATGGTGTATGTTGTAGTATTTGATTGGTGTTGTTGTGTATAATTGACTGTACTCACATTAGAAGTAACTGACTTGGCCCAACGACGGACACTTGTCGACGGGTCTCTTGAGGGTCAAAGtcggatttaaaaaaaatatagaagactcttcctgaggacggaccactaggacagtactcttgagggaagtagtccatgtagtttctttattttattttattttttcttttttaggtagtgtagtaattttcccttggtttttcttttgatcacggttcttttccaagggcttTTCTTGAACCGGGTTAGGTAGATTTTTCGTTTGTAGTTTTAGGACCAAAATGGGTGAAGGCTAGAATGCAACCCTTGATGTACACACCTGAGAATAACAAAAACAAACATGAGGGTGTGACGTTTAGGCTCGTTTGTAGACTCGTAAATCTATGCCTTAATTTTGCACATCCTATCTTGCTTGAACGCTCGTATGAGTGTGTTGATAAACTGATTCGGAATGAGTTACATGCCAAGTGTGTGTGAGCTATTACTTGTGTTCTGTGCTTGCATGTgatacctagaacttgccctgtgtgtttgcaaagcaaaatagaaGTTGTTTGGTTTTAGAGATGATTGAGGCATTTCTTTGTGTAGCCTGTATATTTGTGAATCCACCTGTATATATTgtcatagttaacccctttgagcctgaagCCTGTTCTTTGATAACCATATAATGACCTATATCCCTGTGTTTGAATAGTTTGACCGTTTGAACCTGTACCTCCTAGAAGTACTTGAATTACTAAAGAACATACAAAAGTCAATGTGTGGGGTGGTGAGGAAGTAGGAAAAAGGGGAATCAGGAAAGAAATACTCGAATGGTGCAATGGAtttgtaaaagaaagaaaaaaaaagaaaaaaatgaagaaaacaaaacaGTTGCACCTAAAGAAAAGTGGGGGTCACCTATGAACTAAAATATGGAAGAACGAGTGGGCTGAGCatggaaattgaaataaaaggaagtgtgtattaaaagtgcttagggaggttagtcactatattcaaatatatcctacccgtctcttagcctacattacaaccaaataaagacctcttgaGCTTTGACTGAatagctcgattagtagagtactacactaggggcaagcttatggtgtgtttgtgtggcatgtgaatgttctttgctgagagtgagtgaattctgcCTATCTTTGGTTCCTTGTTGCTTGAATTTTGTGTGTGTGGAACTTCTCTCATAATtatgatgtgagggcatgtgactcATGAAGAAAAAGTGAGTTTTCACCTCTGTTAGAGTAACTAGAGTGAGCATGAGTGTGTCATGGTGTTAGAGTTTTCATCTGAGGCGTGACTGTTGCACTGCTTAGGTTGTTCCTTCATAATGGCGGGTGTGGCATAAAAAAATTGGGTAATGCATCGAACGATTAGGCCTAGAAGTGTGGTTTaacttgctcgaggacgagcaaaggtttaaatgtggggtgttgataataggtgaatttaactataattaggccctaaataaccactttcttgtatagtttggatgataaaagtgattaaaaaatgctcttattagtgtttttcatgctttgtaggttatatatgaccagagaaggctatggagtacttttgggatcaaatatggagaaaaagagGCCGATCGTAAAATTCTGTCAAGTAAACCACGCGAAATAGCTTAAGTCAGAACTGAAAGAGTACTGCCACTGTTCCACAGcaaccgcggcagaaccgcggtagAAGATGGCTGCAAACAAAGTGAGAATCACAGAGCATGTTTGGCCGCGATTTGACCGCGACCACGGCAGAACCGCGACGGAGGCGGAGAacttcagggactaaagtgcaaaacacgggatttttagcccaaaaccctattttaaacactagacttcgCCCAAGAGAGGCGTGTATTGATTTGGAGAGTATTTTGGCAAGGAAAAAcaattgtgagagatcacccaaaacatctttcttcttttcttttatttttcttgcaagttttatgatgaatattgttttagtttgtttacccatagttatgagtagctaaatcttttgtctaaggttttgatggaacctattgggggatgaacttcttgtttatgtaaatacaaattgctagtctcaATCTTTTTTTGTTCAACTTTGTGCATGCtatagttaattgacaggatcctcaattagcgtgcctatttagtgtgcataactcgggaaagagtgcatatttaggttattgttgaacaacaccactcccaaagtataagagggatctataactgcgggtttaaaggcgggactagggataacgaagccttgagtgcaatctaaagtgaaccgtgttaattggagctagctagtgtatctcgggagagtgcattgagtatattactgtgattactcgggagagatttacggtaagatgagtgttcatgattgatagaaaggtgttggtcaatttgtatgaagcataaacagaagggattccatcaataggggaagtcattaccttagcgttttctcattactgtttacaaccttagcatccttagtttacaactgtttatttacttgcaattttagttattaaagACACCATCAACTGCGATTCAAACGTTTGGGgaaattggttctcaagagtttagtgggtctaaagatagtgattgataggttaactctctgtggattcaactctgggcagaatactcaggttatatttgcaacgtccgcaggGTCCTTTTTATAtggcatagttgggcatgatcagaatacaattcaaatttcaagtagtcaggagcccgcctggagaacgaagggaagaagcaattcaaATTTCGAATAATCAGGAGACCGCATGAAGAACAGAAGAAAGGAAACAATAGTCAAAGGAAGACATTTAAAGggtcagcaatcaggtgcccgcctggagaagaagggaaagcatttcaaagaataccattcaagtcagccacaaaggaacttctgaggaaaatacaagtcaacgaggcaacatcagtcacaagatcaagtttgaaaataaatctttgtaaagcatagattatagcttagtctagcttcttcatttttgtcatggggtaataaggaggtcagtaggcagtatcagcagcagcaacaacagtaacagtaaaaccgcagcttcatggtagtcccaactaccaaaacttctcgaactacattgacctgattcctttatagccaagcatatgtaggaaacctttgaagcagaggttcggtcaaatctttcaaaaatgcttcccacagagtgtTCAAAtaggcaaaaatcactcgtatccgctcactttatctttgcacgaaaacttttcgtgtttccggacaaagaggggcagctgtgagcacgtgatttttgcctcatacgaattactccaaaataattcccaaaattaggtcttggctttaattatgtgttattttaggaattattgtgtgattttcctgattgtttgcatatatttgtgtgcatgtttaattttattaatgcattaaaaatacaaaaatatagcatttgcatttaggatttcaTCTTACATTTTTGGataaattaataattaggtgttttacaaaaatgaaaaagaagaagaagaagaaaatatataataacacatttttagtcaaattgtgtgcttttcttttaatttaatatttaattattcatgataattataatttagagaggattagtatttttaatattaattttgatgttataacttaatttaggattttaattttgaaaaaaataaataaggaaaagaaggaattaatttgaaaagtaaaaaaataaaaatcaaagttTGGACTGTTCTTTAAACCCAAATTTCCAGGCCCAAAAACACGCCCCATACCCGGTCCAAACTTCCAGTCTCTGAGatcatcaaaacgacgtagtatagggacAGAAGTACATCATTTCGATTTCAACAAATTTCACCCATCCATTCATCTACATCGAACGGTCCAGATTCTTAACCATTACCCGACCCCGACCCGCTTCCAGAACCGATCCGGTCCAGCCCCCCTTAATTAAAATGACCCCGTTTCGATTAAGGATTCAATACCAGCCGTTGGATTTCAATCATCCAACGGCTCAAATTAATAATCCCATTTGTAATATACCCAAACCCCTCAGACCCCCCCTCAATCACCCTCGTCTCTCTCAAATTCCCCAAACCCTATAGACCCGTCGCCCAAATTTCCACCGGTTGTCGCCGGCGGCGCCAGTTCCGTTCGCCACCAAACtcacaccccagaacccccttgATCCCCTCTTTCATAATCCATAGTTAGTTTACTTCGAACACCCTTAAAACGGTTTGAATCTTGATTTTAGGCTATGAACCCTAGTAGCCGCCACCATTTACCCTCGCCTTCCgatggcggcgccacctccaatcaaccccaaactaacacccctTGACCACCACAACCTCATCTTCCCTAATCCACGATCCGTTACATTCGAATCAAACCAGAACTTGTCGAATAATGAATCTAAGCTTCAAACCTAAAACTGCAAAGTCAAGATTCATCGAACATCTAAGCTAATTTTGACTTTATCTGTGTATTCTTGATAAGAACACACAGTTAAAGTCAAAATTTGGTTTAAAAATTGAAGATTCGAAGGTTTTCTTCAGTTACTACTGACCAGTGAGTTATTCTGTCCTATTTTCTATATTTATAGTTTAATTGGTATTATTCTGATGTTCGTCTTtcctcatctctttttcttttctctggtCGATTTCAATTGAAAACTCGACCAATCTTCTAGCATAAACTATCTTCTGTtcgttgttttgtttttcagaatGTTGGTGAATTTGTTCTTAGGTTTCATAGGTTTGTGTGGTCAGTTTGTTTAGAATCTGGAAATTATATCTCGTCTAATAACTTAGTCGGTTAAATTAAAGATTATCTTGAGTTTGGTTAAATGTGTATAATAATTGACTGATTTATGCAAGTGGTCACTAATTGAGAAACTTCTAATAGTGGTAGGATAGAAATTGCATTACCGAATTAATTAAAAGCACTGAATCAGTGGACAattaagaaatgaaaaagtgaattGGTAATGGAGAAGGCACTAA
Above is a window of Nicotiana tabacum cultivar K326 chromosome 8, ASM71507v2, whole genome shotgun sequence DNA encoding:
- the LOC142163458 gene encoding uncharacterized protein LOC142163458, with amino-acid sequence MEVAGTSRVTELHELEEFRYLAFESTKLYKKRMKRLHDQNIDERNFKPGDMVLLYNSRLRLFAGKLKSRWSGPFRVVEVFPSGAVEIATENDSHTFRVNGQRLKPYVGMSDKKEVSELHLTEPQRLSEP